The Exiguobacterium mexicanum genome includes a window with the following:
- a CDS encoding NAD(P)/FAD-dependent oxidoreductase has product MNIGIIGAGLSGIVAARDLARHGHTVELIEKSRSVGGRLATRRIGDGKADQGAVYFTVRGEELKQDVADWQMEGWVNVWYADPYPRYVAVDGMNALAKRLADGLTVHLNERAETVTTRDGQVSVQTDVTTRQYDRLLITSPLPQTLDLLADFPIDAALRELTYAPTFVGLFELASDTRIGPDGILDTDLVPGILKVINNRQKGISATELVSVYMDESWSEEWYERADEDTLREIERLLQTVTGSAVIQSRQLKRWRYAQATDVWNEPYHRLRDEPIFLAGDVFLEPDDTSGRTRFESAYVSGLRVAEAMR; this is encoded by the coding sequence ATGAACATCGGTATTATTGGTGCCGGACTGAGCGGGATTGTCGCAGCACGCGACCTCGCCCGTCACGGCCATACAGTTGAATTGATTGAGAAGAGTCGGAGCGTCGGGGGACGCTTGGCGACGAGGCGGATCGGAGACGGCAAAGCCGATCAAGGAGCTGTCTATTTCACCGTACGAGGGGAAGAACTCAAACAAGATGTCGCCGACTGGCAGATGGAAGGGTGGGTGAACGTCTGGTACGCTGACCCGTATCCGCGCTACGTCGCCGTCGACGGGATGAACGCCTTGGCCAAACGGTTGGCTGACGGATTGACCGTCCATTTGAACGAACGGGCCGAGACGGTCACGACACGAGATGGTCAGGTCAGCGTCCAGACGGATGTGACGACGCGGCAGTATGACCGTCTCCTCATCACGTCGCCGCTCCCGCAGACGCTCGACTTGCTCGCAGATTTTCCGATCGATGCGGCGTTACGTGAATTGACGTACGCCCCGACGTTTGTCGGCTTGTTCGAATTGGCAAGCGATACTCGCATCGGTCCGGACGGGATTCTCGATACAGACTTGGTGCCGGGTATCTTGAAAGTCATCAACAACCGCCAAAAAGGCATCTCGGCGACCGAACTCGTCAGCGTCTATATGGACGAGTCGTGGAGCGAGGAGTGGTATGAACGAGCGGACGAAGACACGCTTCGTGAGATTGAGCGCCTGTTGCAAACGGTGACAGGGTCGGCGGTGATTCAATCGAGGCAGTTGAAACGGTGGCGCTATGCGCAGGCGACCGACGTCTGGAACGAGCCTTACCATCGATTGCGTGACGAGCCGATTTTCTTGGCCGGTGACGTCTTCCTCGAGCCGGATGACACTTCAGGCCGGACTCGGTTCGAGAGCGCGTACGTCTCAGGACTCCGTGTCGCGGAAGCGATGCGTTAA
- a CDS encoding DUF1877 family protein yields the protein MGMVGAYMRVSVEELTALLQEPERFERLLEDKERQTDIDKAWHGLYFLLTGATDLNEIDRHSLGKAVFGGDVIDEETGIAYLMPGEVEDLST from the coding sequence ATGGGGATGGTTGGCGCATACATGCGGGTATCGGTCGAAGAGTTGACAGCACTGCTTCAAGAGCCGGAGCGTTTCGAGCGACTGTTAGAAGATAAGGAACGACAGACCGATATCGATAAGGCGTGGCACGGTCTTTACTTTTTATTGACCGGGGCGACCGATTTGAACGAGATCGACCGTCATTCGCTCGGGAAGGCAGTCTTCGGAGGGGATGTCATCGACGAAGAGACGGGCATCGCCTATTTGATGCCGGGAGAAGTCGAGGACTTGTCGACCTGA
- a CDS encoding GNAT family N-acetyltransferase: MDRVSVKALRLQDEALLYEFECENRTYFERSVTSRGDTYYEPESFHQALQQLLSEQADVDGCYYLMWCDDTIVGRRDVHHTDADTGEVGYRVGAEHGGRGYATAALRQLLTFKLPGFKGLRAETTSDNVASQHVLRGAGFIRDGEVRQIEWGGRTLTFNTYVYPLDR; encoded by the coding sequence ATGGATCGGGTAAGCGTAAAGGCGTTACGTCTTCAAGATGAGGCGTTGCTGTATGAGTTCGAGTGCGAGAATCGCACGTATTTCGAGCGTTCGGTTACGAGCCGAGGCGACACCTACTATGAGCCGGAATCATTCCATCAGGCGTTGCAGCAACTATTGAGCGAGCAGGCGGACGTGGACGGATGCTATTACTTGATGTGGTGCGACGATACAATCGTCGGGCGTCGGGACGTCCATCACACCGATGCCGACACTGGTGAGGTCGGTTACCGGGTCGGGGCGGAGCATGGGGGACGCGGGTATGCCACGGCGGCCCTGCGCCAATTGCTGACGTTCAAGTTGCCTGGATTCAAAGGATTGAGAGCTGAGACGACAAGCGACAACGTGGCGTCCCAACACGTATTAAGGGGTGCCGGTTTTATCCGTGACGGCGAGGTACGACAGATAGAATGGGGAGGACGAACGCTGACGTTTAATACGTATGTATATCCACTCGACCGGTGA
- a CDS encoding MarR family winged helix-turn-helix transcriptional regulator: MKELMREAVQLFEEVMFQGAEHVIEAMDGDVWHDYSREQLQLLKLLEQFGPIQAGQLAQKQGVHKSAVSNRLKKLVDKELVVSRRGHDQRERLIELTEAGHRIVEEADAAVYRYVESLLDGNIEETEIEQFVRTFRKIKQLLRIGEE; encoded by the coding sequence ATGAAAGAATTGATGCGGGAGGCCGTCCAGTTGTTCGAAGAGGTCATGTTCCAAGGTGCGGAGCATGTCATCGAGGCGATGGACGGTGACGTCTGGCATGACTATTCGCGGGAACAACTGCAGCTACTCAAACTGCTCGAACAGTTCGGTCCGATTCAAGCCGGCCAGTTGGCCCAAAAACAAGGAGTTCATAAGAGCGCCGTCTCCAACCGGTTAAAAAAGCTCGTCGACAAAGAGCTCGTCGTCAGTCGACGCGGGCATGACCAGCGCGAGCGGTTGATCGAGTTGACGGAAGCCGGACATCGCATCGTCGAAGAAGCGGATGCGGCCGTCTACCGTTACGTTGAATCGTTGCTCGACGGAAACATCGAAGAGACAGAAATCGAACAGTTCGTCCGGACGTTCCGGAAAATTAAACAGCTGCTTCGAATTGGGGAGGAATAA
- a CDS encoding MMPL family transporter, with product MHKIIQWRWGILIGLIVLTAALFVVAPNLTKQAEQAGSFQLSEDMDSQRAQDILNAAGKSDKTISLVYEFETLGDAERADISRVIGEMKQNDTVVKDVLDPFENEETEAQLVSEDGRIVLVPITVEGSMEDINAFADDVRANILPEDETVYITGEEIINNDVNLSAQEGLKKTEIITVVLIFGLLLLVFRSIVTPFIPLIAVGFTYLLSQSFVAFFVDWFGFPVSNYTQIFLVAILFGIGTDYCILLLSRYKEELGAGHAIEDAIVNTYKTAGRTVLISGLAVFVGFAAIGFADFPIFKSAVAVAVGIAVLLLILFTVVPFFMATLKHRLFWPSKKAGEHHDSRLWEGFSRLSVNRPFVSILVVALITVPVLFTYDDARSFNTVDEIGDDYDSVRGLNLISEGFGQGESLPVQVILKQDGALSETDIPYIEKFSNELEKIDGVSGVRSVTRPTGDVIDDFYVDTQLEQVSAGLTEAETGLGDVQEGLAQVESGLEAIVTQLPAGSTNAGAPLAEAAAGLGQLNAQLGLIGQGLTATQNIPATVTQLGQVSAGLGQIEAGINEAATALTAQGAQAGELGTGLGQLAAGVGEANAGLAQIETGINEAAAFLSDLSSSDSLRDTGVYLPEGTLTSEEFAPAVERYVFDDGTATQLEVILEMDPYSPEAIDTVETVKATMDRVVTDTPFAEATIGYAGISSINSDLNETSTNDFNRTVAIMLVTLFLVLTVLFRSMVMPLYMIGSLLLTYYTSAAITELIFVEGLGYDGISWAVPFFGFVMLIALGIDYSIFLLDRFREESINGMTVRDALVHSMTKMGTVIMTAAVILAGTFGAMIPSGVLSLVQIATIVITGLLLYGLIVLPLLIPAITVSFGDGVWWPFKQKSKDRD from the coding sequence GTGCATAAAATCATCCAATGGCGCTGGGGCATCTTAATCGGTCTCATCGTCTTGACGGCCGCCTTGTTTGTGGTGGCGCCGAACTTGACGAAGCAGGCCGAACAAGCCGGCAGCTTCCAATTATCCGAGGACATGGACTCGCAGCGGGCGCAGGACATCTTGAACGCCGCCGGAAAGAGCGATAAGACGATCTCGCTCGTCTATGAGTTCGAAACGCTCGGTGATGCCGAACGGGCCGATATTTCCCGGGTCATCGGCGAGATGAAACAAAACGACACGGTCGTCAAAGACGTACTCGACCCGTTTGAAAATGAAGAGACGGAAGCACAGCTCGTCTCGGAGGACGGCCGCATCGTGCTCGTCCCAATCACGGTCGAAGGGTCGATGGAAGACATCAACGCCTTCGCGGACGACGTGCGGGCAAACATTCTCCCGGAAGACGAGACGGTCTACATCACAGGTGAAGAAATCATCAACAACGATGTGAACTTGAGTGCGCAGGAAGGCTTGAAGAAGACGGAAATCATCACGGTCGTCCTCATTTTCGGACTGCTCCTGCTCGTGTTCCGTTCAATCGTGACGCCGTTCATCCCGCTCATCGCGGTCGGATTCACGTATTTATTGAGCCAATCGTTCGTCGCATTCTTCGTCGATTGGTTTGGCTTCCCGGTCTCGAACTACACGCAGATTTTCCTCGTGGCCATCTTGTTCGGGATTGGAACCGACTATTGTATTTTGCTGCTCAGCCGGTATAAAGAAGAGCTCGGCGCGGGCCACGCGATTGAAGATGCCATCGTCAACACGTACAAGACAGCAGGGCGGACAGTCCTCATCAGCGGTCTTGCCGTGTTCGTCGGCTTTGCGGCCATCGGTTTCGCCGATTTTCCAATCTTCAAATCAGCCGTCGCCGTCGCGGTCGGGATTGCCGTGCTCTTGCTCATTCTCTTCACGGTCGTGCCGTTCTTTATGGCGACGCTCAAGCATCGTTTGTTCTGGCCATCGAAGAAGGCGGGCGAACATCACGACAGCCGTCTCTGGGAAGGATTCAGCCGTCTGTCGGTCAATCGACCGTTCGTTTCGATTCTCGTCGTCGCGTTGATCACGGTACCGGTGTTGTTCACGTATGACGATGCCCGGTCGTTCAATACGGTCGATGAGATCGGTGACGATTATGATTCCGTACGTGGGCTCAACTTGATTTCAGAAGGATTCGGGCAAGGAGAGTCGCTCCCGGTCCAGGTCATTCTAAAACAAGATGGCGCGTTGTCTGAAACAGATATTCCGTATATCGAGAAATTCTCGAATGAACTTGAAAAAATCGATGGTGTAAGCGGCGTTCGTTCCGTGACGCGGCCGACGGGTGACGTCATTGATGACTTTTATGTGGATACCCAGCTCGAACAAGTAAGTGCAGGATTGACGGAGGCCGAGACGGGTCTCGGCGACGTCCAAGAAGGACTCGCGCAAGTCGAGTCTGGGCTTGAAGCAATCGTCACTCAACTTCCTGCTGGTTCAACGAATGCCGGCGCCCCGCTCGCGGAAGCGGCAGCGGGACTTGGTCAATTGAACGCTCAGCTTGGTCTGATTGGCCAAGGACTCACGGCGACGCAAAATATTCCTGCGACCGTAACGCAGCTCGGGCAAGTGTCGGCCGGTCTCGGTCAAATCGAGGCAGGCATTAACGAGGCAGCTACGGCATTGACGGCACAAGGCGCCCAAGCCGGAGAACTCGGAACGGGTCTCGGACAACTTGCCGCAGGTGTCGGTGAAGCGAACGCAGGGCTCGCTCAAATCGAGACTGGCATCAATGAAGCGGCAGCATTCCTATCAGACCTGAGTAGCTCGGACAGCCTGCGCGATACGGGCGTCTATCTACCGGAAGGGACGCTCACGTCAGAGGAGTTCGCTCCAGCTGTCGAGCGCTACGTGTTTGACGACGGGACGGCGACACAGCTCGAGGTCATCCTCGAGATGGACCCATATTCGCCGGAAGCGATTGACACGGTCGAGACCGTGAAAGCGACGATGGACCGGGTCGTCACCGATACGCCGTTCGCGGAGGCGACAATCGGATATGCCGGTATCTCGAGCATTAACAGCGACTTGAATGAGACGTCGACGAACGACTTCAATCGGACGGTCGCCATCATGCTTGTGACGTTGTTCCTCGTCTTGACGGTGTTATTCCGCTCGATGGTCATGCCGCTCTATATGATCGGCTCGCTCTTACTGACGTATTACACGTCGGCGGCCATCACGGAGCTCATCTTCGTCGAAGGACTCGGTTATGACGGCATCAGTTGGGCTGTTCCGTTCTTCGGGTTCGTCATGTTGATCGCCCTCGGCATCGACTATTCGATTTTCCTGCTCGATCGGTTCCGCGAGGAGTCAATCAACGGGATGACGGTTCGCGATGCGCTCGTCCATTCGATGACGAAGATGGGGACGGTCATCATGACCGCGGCCGTCATCCTCGCCGGAACGTTCGGGGCGATGATTCCGTCTGGCGTGCTCAGTCTCGTCCAGATTGCGACAATTGTTATCACCGGACTGTTGTTATACGGATTGATTGTGTTGCCACTGCTCATCCCAGCGATCACCGTATCGTTCGGGGACGGGGTATGGTGGCCATTTAAACAAAAAAGTAAAGATAGAGACTAA
- a CDS encoding methyl-accepting chemotaxis protein: MVNHFEKMSSLFVSRMVIILFFLSYPIMGVLYWMGELAGQGAVNFILIGGVIQAASWLGHRFYVEHTWLKYGLVTLMYIAASAIILTLPGTAIQNIVFLYIVLMLMYLNRHLVLYGSILALIVSVGAVLIGRFSFETPLDLVIWFTVLTMALSGAYFVSFFGAKLLHETFTQQEKSEQHASEIELTMAKTTASATTLHGAVFTMNDSVDSVTNASEQVTEQIGLMTKRTSEQAGLIQNVASQIRSTVQAFERMQQQLQETTSQVSGVLQDAHVSHENMDSTERSLAELNLSISEVNHAFKGLAERFQEVRTITGTIQQISSQTNLLSLNASIEAARAGEHGKGFAVVASEIRNLSAQTAQASSQINDIIQLVMQEVQVTERAIDGSTERLSTQEEQVRKSGTSILSMIQTTGTVASTVDETSTQLQVVASELNKVHQVTSQMSALMTALEVNSQDVHVLTMSQQEALASLKDQIEELNEIANELV, encoded by the coding sequence ATGGTGAATCATTTTGAAAAAATGAGTTCGTTGTTTGTATCGCGCATGGTGATTATTTTATTTTTCCTCTCTTATCCGATCATGGGTGTTTTGTATTGGATGGGGGAGCTCGCGGGGCAAGGCGCAGTCAATTTTATTCTGATAGGTGGTGTCATTCAAGCCGCATCGTGGCTGGGCCATCGCTTCTATGTGGAACATACTTGGTTGAAGTATGGGCTCGTCACGTTGATGTACATTGCAGCTTCAGCAATTATCTTGACGCTGCCAGGTACTGCGATTCAAAATATCGTCTTTCTGTATATCGTATTGATGTTGATGTACTTGAATCGGCATCTTGTGCTGTACGGCAGCATTCTCGCGCTTATCGTATCGGTCGGAGCTGTATTGATTGGGCGCTTTTCATTTGAAACGCCGCTCGATCTCGTCATTTGGTTCACTGTGCTCACAATGGCTTTGTCTGGCGCATACTTTGTGTCATTCTTTGGTGCGAAGTTGTTACATGAGACGTTCACGCAACAAGAAAAGTCAGAACAACACGCTAGCGAAATCGAGCTAACGATGGCGAAGACGACAGCGAGTGCGACCACACTTCATGGGGCCGTCTTCACGATGAATGATTCAGTCGACTCTGTCACAAATGCTTCGGAGCAAGTGACAGAACAAATCGGTTTGATGACGAAACGGACGTCGGAACAAGCAGGTCTGATTCAAAACGTCGCTTCGCAAATTCGTTCAACTGTACAGGCGTTTGAGCGGATGCAACAACAGCTCCAGGAGACGACGTCTCAAGTGAGTGGGGTCTTGCAGGACGCTCATGTATCGCATGAAAATATGGACTCGACAGAACGGTCGCTCGCTGAACTGAACTTAAGTATCAGTGAAGTCAATCATGCGTTTAAAGGATTGGCGGAGCGTTTCCAAGAAGTGCGGACCATCACGGGTACGATCCAGCAGATTTCGTCTCAGACGAACCTGCTGTCGCTCAACGCTTCAATTGAAGCAGCGCGAGCGGGGGAACACGGAAAAGGATTTGCAGTCGTCGCGTCCGAAATTCGGAATCTATCGGCTCAAACGGCCCAAGCCTCATCTCAAATCAATGATATTATCCAACTCGTCATGCAGGAGGTGCAAGTGACGGAACGTGCAATCGATGGTAGTACAGAACGTTTATCGACGCAGGAAGAACAAGTACGTAAGAGCGGAACATCGATTCTCTCCATGATCCAAACGACAGGAACGGTCGCAAGCACCGTGGATGAGACGTCGACACAGCTCCAAGTCGTCGCATCAGAACTGAACAAAGTTCACCAAGTGACTTCCCAAATGTCGGCACTAATGACAGCGCTCGAAGTGAACAGTCAAGACGTTCATGTGCTGACGATGTCACAGCAAGAAGCGTTAGCTTCGTTGAAAGATCAAATTGAAGAACTGAACGAGATTGCGAACGAACTCGTCTAA
- a CDS encoding putative quinol monooxygenase, which produces MAITITAILKAHPGKEDELRQALDEVIPSSRQEEGCLTYVLHESIDAPGTFVFYEQYEDETALDHHINSPHYQAYRKAAETLLAVRDVYRLREV; this is translated from the coding sequence ATGGCAATTACAATCACCGCTATCTTGAAGGCACATCCGGGGAAAGAGGACGAGTTACGGCAAGCGCTCGATGAGGTCATCCCCTCGTCGAGACAAGAAGAGGGGTGTTTGACGTATGTGCTCCATGAGTCGATCGACGCCCCAGGTACGTTTGTGTTTTATGAGCAATATGAAGACGAGACGGCGCTCGACCATCACATCAACTCACCACATTATCAAGCATACCGAAAGGCAGCCGAGACGCTGCTCGCCGTCCGTGATGTGTATCGTCTGCGTGAAGTCTGA
- a CDS encoding VOC family protein yields the protein MITQSIIPCIWFEGDVEAIAEWYVSKFPDSFVDYTTKLTDTPSGETTVVTVSLAGQFFQLLGAGPLKERNPSISYMVAFPTSEEVETLWNELVEGAEVLMPLDTYDFSERYGWLKDKHGVSWQIMHSGGMDIQTVTPCFLFVGDVFGRAEAAMNDWISIFPDSYVLEDHLIRYEATDGPELEGKLNYARFVLSGREFVTMDSAENHQFAFNEMQSLIAFCETQAEIDDYWAKLSVVPEAEQCGWLQDRYGVSWQIVPWEMEEMLTTGTKEQLARVTEAFLPMKKIDVKALRNVY from the coding sequence ATGATTACCCAATCGATTATCCCGTGCATTTGGTTTGAAGGTGACGTCGAGGCGATTGCGGAGTGGTACGTGTCGAAGTTTCCGGATTCATTCGTCGACTATACGACGAAACTGACGGATACACCTTCCGGGGAGACGACGGTTGTGACCGTCTCGCTGGCAGGACAGTTCTTTCAACTGCTCGGGGCGGGTCCGTTGAAGGAACGCAACCCGTCCATCTCGTATATGGTTGCGTTCCCGACGTCGGAAGAAGTAGAGACGCTATGGAACGAGCTTGTGGAGGGGGCAGAGGTGCTCATGCCGCTCGATACGTATGACTTCAGCGAGCGCTACGGCTGGTTAAAAGACAAACACGGTGTCTCTTGGCAAATCATGCATAGCGGCGGGATGGACATCCAGACGGTGACCCCATGCTTTTTGTTCGTCGGGGACGTCTTCGGGCGCGCTGAGGCGGCCATGAACGACTGGATTTCCATCTTCCCGGATTCGTACGTGCTGGAAGACCATCTGATCCGTTACGAGGCGACAGACGGACCGGAGTTGGAAGGGAAACTCAATTACGCCCGCTTCGTCTTGTCCGGACGCGAGTTCGTCACCATGGACAGCGCGGAAAATCATCAATTCGCCTTCAACGAGATGCAGTCGCTGATCGCGTTTTGTGAGACACAAGCCGAGATTGATGACTACTGGGCCAAACTGTCGGTCGTCCCGGAAGCGGAACAGTGCGGCTGGCTCCAAGATCGTTATGGCGTCTCCTGGCAAATCGTGCCGTGGGAGATGGAAGAGATGCTGACGACCGGAACAAAGGAACAATTGGCACGAGTGACCGAGGCGTTCTTGCCGATGAAGAAAATCGACGTCAAGGCGTTACGAAACGTCTACTGA
- a CDS encoding LTA synthase family protein, with product MKYLDYWSYLSLSLAKLFLFSLLTASAFDLPFLFINLATILMMTSWALLVKPQTRRWILFASLFLHSTLLISDVWYYRYFGNLLSVALLSDIGQMGDVGGGFLTLIQAPDFILFTDLLVYAAILVYMKRHPITESKRLGRRLAASGFLIGLIVFTVPTAVHYAEADHRKTPISNMREYYQFGFWGYHGLDTFRGLRDALNLGDDLTERERGQIEALATEPVEATADTNVIVVQLESFQTSVIGQTVNGQELTPNLNALRDEMLYFPNFYHQTHEGRTSDAEFTVNASLYPVQSGSVYTQYATNTFDALPEQLRRAGYDTAAMHAFDKEFWNRANFYEQIGYNHFFHQDDYPTKPVIGMAVGDKEFLTTSVDHLDTLDEPFYSFMVALTSHTPYEIPDEEKRLDLSGYDDSLLEDYYHTVHYSDAAVGLMVEQLKADEKWDNTLVVFYGDHDSGLTAAGDEMAVKADADSTVELFQLDRSVPLFIKPAGLERGQTVQASGGQVDLAPTILDLLGMTPTYMLGRSLLDDEPNLTVFRNGSFRYDDLYFVPDLTEPVGSGMCYSVETGDDLPLQACEPYIDEAAEQLRLSDTMIEKDALSDFTQHDKQAAPN from the coding sequence ATGAAATATCTCGATTATTGGAGTTACTTATCGCTCTCCCTCGCCAAGCTGTTCCTCTTCAGCCTGTTGACCGCGAGCGCGTTCGACCTACCTTTTCTATTCATCAACCTCGCGACCATCTTGATGATGACGAGTTGGGCGCTACTCGTAAAACCGCAGACACGTCGCTGGATTTTGTTCGCGTCGCTGTTTCTGCACAGCACGCTACTCATCTCGGACGTCTGGTATTACCGCTATTTCGGCAACTTGCTGTCGGTCGCCCTACTGTCTGATATCGGCCAGATGGGAGACGTCGGGGGCGGATTTTTGACATTGATTCAAGCACCCGACTTCATCTTGTTCACGGATTTGCTCGTCTACGCGGCTATCCTCGTCTATATGAAGCGACACCCCATCACGGAATCGAAACGCCTCGGTCGCCGTTTGGCAGCTTCCGGCTTTCTGATCGGCCTCATCGTCTTTACCGTTCCAACCGCCGTTCATTACGCCGAGGCAGACCATCGCAAGACCCCGATTTCGAATATGCGTGAGTATTATCAGTTCGGATTTTGGGGCTATCACGGGCTCGATACGTTCCGTGGCCTTCGCGACGCGTTGAACCTCGGTGACGACCTGACGGAACGGGAGCGCGGCCAAATCGAAGCGTTGGCGACCGAACCGGTCGAGGCTACAGCCGACACGAACGTCATCGTCGTTCAGCTCGAGTCGTTCCAAACGTCCGTGATCGGCCAGACCGTCAACGGTCAAGAACTGACCCCGAATTTGAATGCGCTTCGCGACGAGATGCTGTACTTCCCGAATTTTTATCATCAGACGCACGAGGGCCGGACGTCCGATGCGGAATTTACCGTCAACGCCTCGCTCTATCCCGTCCAATCGGGGTCGGTGTATACGCAATACGCCACGAACACGTTCGACGCCTTGCCGGAGCAATTACGGCGCGCTGGTTATGACACGGCCGCGATGCATGCATTCGACAAGGAGTTTTGGAACCGCGCCAACTTTTATGAGCAAATCGGCTACAACCATTTCTTCCATCAAGACGATTATCCGACGAAGCCTGTCATCGGGATGGCGGTCGGTGACAAGGAGTTCCTGACGACGTCAGTCGACCATTTGGACACGTTGGACGAGCCGTTTTATTCCTTCATGGTCGCGTTGACGAGCCATACGCCATATGAGATTCCGGACGAGGAGAAACGATTGGATTTGTCGGGGTACGACGACTCGCTCCTCGAGGACTATTACCACACAGTCCACTACAGCGATGCCGCCGTCGGTCTTATGGTCGAACAATTGAAAGCAGACGAGAAGTGGGACAACACCCTCGTCGTCTTTTATGGTGACCACGACAGCGGATTGACCGCTGCCGGTGACGAGATGGCCGTAAAAGCAGATGCCGACTCCACGGTCGAGTTGTTCCAGCTTGACCGCTCCGTCCCGTTATTCATCAAACCGGCCGGGCTCGAACGAGGTCAGACGGTGCAGGCGAGCGGCGGGCAAGTCGACCTGGCCCCGACCATCCTCGATTTGCTCGGGATGACACCGACGTATATGCTCGGACGCTCGCTCCTCGACGATGAGCCGAATTTGACCGTGTTCCGGAACGGCTCCTTCCGCTACGACGACCTCTATTTCGTCCCGGATTTGACGGAGCCGGTTGGCAGCGGCATGTGTTATTCGGTCGAGACCGGTGATGACTTGCCGCTTCAAGCATGTGAGCCGTATATTGACGAGGCCGCCGAACAGCTTCGCTTATCCGATACAATGATTGAGAAAGACGCCCTGTCCGACTTCACACAACACGACAAACAAGCCGCCCCGAACTAA
- a CDS encoding VOC family protein → MKQIHHLCIQTSDYEASKRFYEALGFELVQESPDFHTRAFNSWLKLGDFYIELQTAKVDETLSPYSKHVAGPVHFALYVDDLETEVRRLEDLGVTFLPKHGGNIYFVVDGHLSKLKAPEGTIIELRDTFVIK, encoded by the coding sequence ATGAAACAAATCCACCATCTCTGCATCCAAACGTCCGATTACGAGGCGTCCAAACGATTCTATGAGGCGCTCGGCTTCGAGCTCGTCCAAGAGTCACCCGACTTCCACACCCGAGCGTTCAACAGCTGGCTCAAACTTGGCGATTTCTATATCGAGCTTCAAACGGCAAAAGTCGACGAGACGTTGTCGCCTTATTCAAAGCACGTGGCCGGCCCGGTCCACTTCGCGCTTTATGTCGATGACCTCGAAACAGAAGTGCGGCGCCTCGAGGACCTCGGTGTAACGTTCCTACCAAAGCACGGCGGGAACATCTACTTCGTCGTTGATGGTCATTTGAGTAAATTAAAAGCCCCGGAAGGCACGATTATCGAGCTCCGGGACACGTTTGTCATCAAGTGA
- a CDS encoding YcxB family protein yields the protein MKIQYELTEDDYIRFNLSHIKRSKTGKRMILLQRIIGPLIFLGAAFVLATWLQETDWWLYGIYGVASIIWFLYYPKYFERHVRKQTRRLIDERSNEGMLGLHTMDLEENGLRDLNEFGEARVSWAGIKEVVEEDDYVYLYNSSVSAYILPKRGLDMEEVRRWLPIR from the coding sequence ATGAAAATCCAATACGAATTGACAGAAGACGACTATATCCGGTTCAACTTGAGCCATATTAAACGTTCGAAGACCGGAAAGCGGATGATCCTCTTACAGCGAATCATCGGACCACTTATCTTTTTAGGCGCTGCTTTCGTGCTGGCGACGTGGCTCCAAGAGACGGACTGGTGGCTATATGGCATATACGGGGTCGCGAGTATTATTTGGTTCCTGTATTATCCGAAATACTTTGAACGGCATGTCCGGAAGCAGACGCGGCGTCTCATCGACGAACGAAGCAACGAAGGTATGCTTGGCTTGCATACGATGGATTTGGAGGAAAACGGTCTGCGCGATTTAAACGAATTCGGCGAGGCGCGTGTGTCATGGGCAGGAATCAAGGAAGTCGTCGAGGAGGACGATTATGTGTATCTATACAACTCCTCGGTCAGCGCCTATATCTTGCCGAAGCGCGGACTAGACATGGAAGAGGTGCGCCGATGGCTGCCGATACGCTGA
- a CDS encoding GNAT family N-acetyltransferase, with protein sequence MAADTLTIQLVDETNRDALVALTVASDQARFIETNAESLREMETDVKYAWQCYALCRDDHPVGFMMIGAENKVERYIWLDRFMIDVTEQGKGIGSRFLQLALVWIQERFDVDDLILSLHPTNEPAKRFYAKGGFVDSGLIDEANGEEIWVYHVKQGQPS encoded by the coding sequence ATGGCTGCCGATACGCTGACGATTCAACTCGTCGATGAAACGAACCGGGATGCCTTAGTCGCCTTGACCGTCGCTTCTGACCAAGCCCGTTTTATCGAAACGAACGCCGAATCGCTCCGCGAGATGGAAACCGATGTCAAATATGCGTGGCAGTGCTATGCACTTTGTCGCGATGATCATCCCGTCGGCTTCATGATGATTGGGGCCGAGAACAAGGTGGAGCGTTACATCTGGCTCGATCGATTTATGATCGATGTGACAGAGCAAGGGAAAGGAATCGGGTCACGCTTTTTACAGTTGGCACTCGTGTGGATTCAAGAGCGATTCGATGTGGATGACCTCATCCTCAGTCTCCATCCGACGAACGAACCGGCGAAACGATTTTATGCGAAGGGTGGATTTGTCGACAGCGGCTTGATTGATGAGGCAAACGGGGAAGAGATTTGGGTGTATCACGTCAAACAGGGACAGCCGTCATAA